One Fontisphaera persica DNA window includes the following coding sequences:
- a CDS encoding tetratricopeptide repeat protein: MATLAAGVLTLAVSLGRMGWPDMLAPRGRDSLTAVFLGETRRLLANHFFIKADAYFHGGYYPSVFDNQNAYQTAHFVEDAGHAESKNEGDEHDFLGRPRNWLDRFGRHFYPSEHIHLGEDSEHRHDHGHGEEREILPWLRLAATLDPENPVTYASTAYWLRRMGKVKEAEQFLREGLRHLPGDPQILFELGQIHREANQDLAKARNLWEAALRRWEEREASKAEPNLFLLNQILANLAKLEEEAGRNAQAVIYLRRLKSVSPFPESIQQWLDRLSSPSGASPAQKLKP; this comes from the coding sequence ATGGCCACACTGGCGGCGGGTGTCCTGACTCTGGCGGTCAGTCTGGGGCGCATGGGATGGCCAGACATGCTGGCGCCGCGGGGACGGGACAGTTTGACGGCGGTTTTTCTGGGGGAAACGCGCCGGCTGCTGGCCAATCACTTTTTCATTAAGGCCGATGCCTATTTTCACGGCGGCTATTATCCCTCTGTTTTTGACAATCAGAATGCCTACCAGACCGCGCACTTTGTGGAGGATGCCGGCCACGCCGAGAGTAAAAATGAGGGCGACGAGCATGATTTTCTGGGGCGTCCGCGCAACTGGTTAGACCGCTTTGGCCGGCATTTTTATCCCTCGGAGCACATTCATCTTGGGGAGGACAGCGAGCATCGCCATGACCATGGGCACGGTGAAGAGCGCGAGATTTTACCCTGGCTGCGGCTGGCGGCGACCTTGGACCCGGAGAATCCCGTGACGTATGCCTCCACGGCATATTGGCTGCGGCGCATGGGCAAGGTCAAGGAAGCCGAGCAGTTTTTACGGGAGGGTCTGCGGCATTTGCCGGGGGACCCCCAAATCCTTTTCGAGCTGGGCCAAATTCACCGGGAAGCCAACCAGGACTTGGCCAAGGCCCGCAACCTGTGGGAGGCGGCCTTGCGCCGCTGGGAGGAACGGGAAGCCTCCAAAGCCGAGCCTAATCTTTTTTTGCTGAATCAAATCCTTGCCAACCTGGCCAAATTGGAGGAGGAGGCCGGACGAAATGCCCAGGCCGTGATTTATTTGCGCCGTTTGAAGTCCGTTTCGCCTTTTCCGGAATCCATCCAACAATGGCTGGACCGGTTGTCTTCCCCTTCAGGCGCTTCGCCCGCGCAAAAGCTGAAGCCGTGA
- a CDS encoding PfkB family carbohydrate kinase — MSVLIVGTTALDSIKTPHRENPRLLGGSASHAAVAASFFAPVRLVGVVGSDFPAAYWRLYERHGIDLQGLQRAEGKTFHWSGEYLADMNQRRTLKTELGVLEQFTPTLPRAYRDSPYVLLANIAPALQLQVLAQMRRPRFVVADTMDLWLNIALPDLMKLLKRVDALVLNESEAQQLTKTDNLRLAAERIHRLGPAWVIIKKGSHGAMLSGPDGFFLAPAYPLRKVVDPTGAGDSFVGGLTGYLASSEGGIKRNLRRAVMVGTVVASFCCEGFGLQRTDRLQLSEIEQRLAELEQMCRF; from the coding sequence ATGAGCGTACTCATTGTCGGCACCACGGCGCTGGATTCCATCAAGACGCCCCACCGCGAAAATCCACGATTGCTGGGTGGCTCCGCCAGCCACGCAGCCGTCGCGGCGAGTTTTTTCGCCCCCGTGCGTCTGGTGGGGGTGGTGGGCAGCGATTTTCCCGCGGCTTACTGGCGGCTTTACGAGCGGCATGGCATTGACCTGCAGGGATTGCAGCGCGCAGAAGGCAAAACTTTTCATTGGAGCGGTGAATACCTGGCTGACATGAACCAGCGGCGTACCTTGAAAACAGAACTGGGCGTGTTGGAGCAATTCACCCCCACCCTGCCCCGTGCCTACCGGGACTCGCCCTACGTGCTGCTCGCCAACATCGCTCCCGCGCTGCAATTGCAGGTGCTCGCTCAGATGCGCCGCCCCCGCTTTGTGGTGGCCGACACCATGGACTTGTGGCTGAACATCGCCCTGCCAGATTTGATGAAGTTGCTGAAGCGCGTGGACGCCCTTGTCTTGAATGAAAGCGAGGCGCAACAACTGACCAAAACCGACAACCTGCGGCTTGCGGCTGAACGCATCCATCGCCTGGGACCGGCCTGGGTCATCATCAAAAAAGGCTCACATGGCGCCATGCTTTCCGGCCCGGATGGTTTTTTCCTGGCTCCCGCCTATCCCTTGCGCAAGGTGGTGGACCCCACCGGCGCCGGCGATTCTTTCGTGGGCGGTTTGACAGGCTATCTGGCTTCCAGTGAAGGAGGCATCAAGCGCAACCTCCGGCGGGCGGTGATGGTGGGGACGGTGGTCGCCAGTTTTTGCTGTGAAGGCTTTGGGCTGCAACGCACCGACCGTTTGCAACTGTCGGAAATTGAGCAGCGGCTGGCGGAATTGGAGCAAATGTGCCGGTTTTAG
- a CDS encoding ABC transporter ATP-binding protein translates to MTTPSQTVIEVENLVVEYPARERNGPPVRAVDGLNLQVRQGEVFGFLGPNGAGKTTTMQVLLGFLPPTAGSARLLGRDVRQPIARQRLGYLPELTYYYKFLTAEELLRFYADLFQLPRDLAGRRIDELLKLVELEPVRKRLIRTYSKGMQQRVGLAQALINDPDLLILDEPTSGLDPLGRMKVRDIIQRLKNEGKTVLFSSHELGEVELICDRVAILHQGRLRAVGAVKDLLGQYQMNLEQVFLHLVGCNGGKEGAVCG, encoded by the coding sequence ATGACCACACCGAGCCAGACGGTGATTGAAGTGGAGAATCTGGTGGTCGAGTATCCGGCACGCGAGCGGAACGGGCCACCGGTGCGCGCCGTGGATGGATTGAATCTACAAGTGCGACAGGGCGAAGTGTTTGGTTTTTTAGGCCCCAACGGCGCCGGAAAAACCACCACCATGCAAGTGTTGCTGGGGTTTTTGCCGCCCACCGCGGGCTCGGCCCGCCTCTTGGGCAGGGATGTGCGCCAGCCCATTGCCCGGCAGCGGCTGGGTTACCTGCCCGAGCTGACTTATTACTATAAGTTTTTGACGGCGGAGGAGCTGTTGCGATTTTACGCCGATTTATTCCAACTGCCTCGCGACCTTGCCGGGCGGCGGATTGACGAACTGTTGAAGCTGGTGGAGCTGGAGCCGGTGCGCAAGCGGCTGATTCGCACTTACTCCAAGGGCATGCAGCAACGGGTTGGGCTGGCCCAGGCCCTCATCAATGATCCCGATTTATTGATCCTCGATGAACCCACCAGCGGCCTGGACCCGCTGGGGCGCATGAAGGTGCGCGATATCATTCAGCGACTTAAAAACGAGGGTAAGACCGTGTTGTTTTCCTCCCATGAGTTGGGAGAGGTGGAACTCATTTGCGATCGGGTGGCCATTTTGCATCAGGGCCGCTTGCGGGCGGTGGGGGCGGTCAAGGATTTGCTGGGGCAGTACCAGATGAATCTGGAGCAGGTTTTTCTGCATTTGGTGGGCTGCAACGGGGGAAAGGAGGGAGCGGTATGCGGGTAA
- a CDS encoding ASKHA domain-containing protein: MKVHFPVELLPWGRTVDVEAGTALADVLFPLGVEFPCGGRGKCRGCRVKLLHGALDPTPEEQRLLSAAALAEGWRLSCRHQVHGPLKLELAQWETAILQDESPFHFVPQEGLGIAVDVGTTTLAAQLVDLETGNVLAVRTSLNPQARHGADIMSRVEYALAPEGAQTLTRLIREHLGGMVTDLLGEAGAPPERLRRIALVGNTVMHHLFGGLNLAPLAQFPFEPATDGTLVFNPSCLGWNLPDSVEVAFLPCLGGFVGSDILAGLLATGLPQQEKLSLLVDLGTNGEMVLGNTQGFVCASTAAGPAFEGARITCGMRAAAGAISAVTASRGALECHTLGGLPPRGICGSGLVDAVAAALDLKWIAPSGRLTCGTTLPLTPSLHLSQQDVRELQLAKGAIAAGIHLLLGQAGAELSSLHRIWLAGAFGNYISRASARRIGLLPFPPEKVIPAGNTALRGAKLALFDWKSVLAGYPTLRHLGRHVSLHECPGFADIYGEAMIFPAA, from the coding sequence ATGAAGGTCCATTTTCCAGTCGAGCTGCTGCCATGGGGGCGGACGGTGGACGTGGAAGCCGGCACCGCGCTGGCCGATGTCCTGTTTCCCCTGGGTGTGGAATTCCCATGCGGCGGGCGTGGCAAATGTCGCGGTTGCCGGGTCAAACTCCTCCACGGCGCCCTTGACCCCACCCCTGAAGAGCAACGCCTCCTCTCCGCCGCCGCGCTGGCCGAGGGCTGGCGGCTGAGCTGCCGCCACCAGGTCCATGGCCCGCTCAAACTCGAGCTGGCGCAGTGGGAAACCGCCATCCTCCAGGATGAATCGCCTTTTCACTTCGTGCCGCAGGAAGGGCTGGGCATCGCGGTGGATGTCGGCACCACCACCCTCGCCGCGCAATTGGTGGACCTGGAGACCGGCAACGTCCTGGCCGTGCGCACTTCCCTCAATCCGCAAGCCCGGCATGGCGCCGACATTATGAGCCGTGTGGAATACGCGCTGGCGCCAGAAGGTGCCCAGACGCTGACACGCCTCATCCGCGAGCACCTCGGCGGCATGGTGACGGATTTGCTGGGCGAGGCCGGCGCTCCGCCCGAGCGTCTGCGCCGCATTGCGCTGGTGGGCAATACGGTGATGCACCATCTCTTCGGTGGGTTGAACCTTGCCCCTCTGGCCCAATTTCCCTTTGAACCTGCCACTGACGGCACACTGGTTTTTAACCCGTCCTGCCTTGGCTGGAACTTGCCGGACTCCGTGGAGGTGGCTTTTCTTCCATGCCTGGGTGGTTTTGTCGGCAGCGATATTCTGGCCGGCTTGCTGGCCACCGGCCTCCCGCAACAAGAAAAGCTCTCGCTCTTGGTGGATTTGGGCACCAATGGCGAAATGGTCCTGGGGAATACCCAGGGTTTTGTTTGCGCCTCCACCGCCGCCGGACCGGCCTTTGAAGGCGCGCGCATCACTTGCGGCATGCGCGCGGCAGCCGGCGCCATCTCCGCGGTAACCGCCAGCCGGGGCGCGTTGGAATGCCACACGCTGGGCGGACTGCCCCCGCGCGGGATATGTGGCAGCGGTCTGGTGGACGCCGTGGCCGCAGCCCTGGACTTGAAGTGGATTGCGCCCTCCGGCCGGTTAACTTGTGGCACCACCCTGCCCCTCACCCCTTCCCTGCACTTGTCGCAACAGGACGTGCGCGAATTGCAATTGGCCAAGGGCGCCATTGCTGCCGGCATCCATTTATTGCTCGGGCAGGCGGGCGCGGAACTCTCCAGCCTGCACCGCATCTGGCTGGCCGGCGCCTTTGGCAACTACATCAGCCGCGCGAGCGCCCGTCGCATCGGACTGCTGCCCTTCCCACCGGAAAAAGTGATTCCTGCCGGCAACACCGCGCTGCGCGGAGCCAAGCTGGCGTTGTTTGACTGGAAAAGTGTGCTGGCCGGCTACCCCACCCTGCGCCACCTGGGCCGGCATGTTTCGCTCCATGAATGCCCGGGCTTCGCAGACATCTATGGTGAAGCCATGATTTTTCCCGCCGCGTGA
- the frr gene encoding ribosome recycling factor gives MALDDILLEAEEKMMKTEEVLQREFAGLRTGKASPALVENITAEVYGGSQMRIRELAGITSPEPRMLVIQPWDASTTSAIEKAIQKANIGLNPVVQGKVIRLVFPELSEERRKELVKVAHKMAEDSRIAIRHIRRDALEHIKKESKQGGVSEEDVEHAEKDLQKLHDTYIQKIDQHLVHKEKEIMTV, from the coding sequence ATGGCACTCGACGACATCCTGTTGGAAGCGGAAGAAAAAATGATGAAGACCGAGGAGGTTTTGCAACGCGAGTTTGCCGGCCTGCGCACCGGCAAAGCCTCCCCGGCCCTGGTGGAAAACATCACCGCAGAAGTCTATGGCGGCTCGCAGATGCGCATCCGCGAGCTGGCCGGCATCACCTCGCCCGAGCCACGTATGCTGGTGATTCAACCGTGGGACGCCAGCACCACCTCGGCCATTGAAAAGGCCATTCAAAAAGCCAACATCGGCCTCAACCCCGTCGTGCAGGGCAAGGTCATCCGCCTCGTCTTCCCCGAACTCAGCGAGGAGCGGCGCAAGGAGCTGGTCAAGGTGGCGCACAAGATGGCCGAAGATTCCCGCATTGCCATCCGCCACATCCGCCGCGACGCCCTGGAGCACATCAAAAAAGAATCCAAGCAAGGCGGAGTCAGCGAAGAAGATGTGGAGCATGCGGAAAAAGACCTCCAGAAGCTGCACGACACCTACATTCAAAAAATTGACCAGCACCTCGTCCACAAAGAAAAGGAAATCATGACGGTCTGA
- a CDS encoding Uma2 family endonuclease, translating into MNYYEEVVDGETLLRYPPGPRHELICERLHALVADALVGVTTSRLLEVRAPIELRPGTIVRPDITLIATATGKAWLIAEVVDSEDHRADTVVKKSLYEETRLPRLWMVDPRYDNVEVYHGSPYGMALRGILAGRERLTEALLPKLGVTIRDLFAD; encoded by the coding sequence ATGAACTATTATGAAGAAGTGGTGGACGGCGAAACCCTCTTGCGGTATCCGCCGGGGCCTCGCCACGAATTGATTTGTGAACGGCTTCATGCCCTCGTGGCCGATGCGCTGGTGGGCGTCACCACCAGCCGGCTGCTGGAGGTGCGTGCGCCCATCGAACTGCGCCCCGGCACCATTGTGCGGCCGGACATCACCCTTATCGCTACCGCCACTGGCAAGGCCTGGCTGATTGCGGAAGTGGTGGATTCGGAAGACCATCGCGCGGATACGGTGGTGAAGAAAAGCCTTTACGAAGAAACCCGCCTGCCTCGTTTGTGGATGGTGGACCCCCGCTACGACAACGTGGAAGTGTATCACGGCAGCCCCTACGGCATGGCCCTGCGGGGCATCCTGGCCGGACGCGAACGCCTGACTGAAGCCTTGCTGCCCAAACTGGGCGTGACCATTCGCGATTTGTTTGCGGATTAA
- a CDS encoding ABC transporter permease → MRVIWAMARVVILELIRRKDFYVLFTLAAVLTLLAGSVNIFDDRQIARYVVELNYLLVMISSLVIAITTTARQIPSEFEQRTILSLLAKPVSRAQVLAGKLLGAWVACGLCLVVFYAFLMLLTYSKQHGLGLPLLVQAAWLHWIMLGVVIGMALAGSLVFAAPSSNATICLVVVVGLLGVGRYLDKLALSAAEPLQSLLLAAYYALPHLEFFDLRELLIHHWPPVKWWAVGLATLYGLGYMALCYGLSCWLFQRKRMQ, encoded by the coding sequence ATGCGGGTAATTTGGGCCATGGCGCGGGTGGTGATTTTGGAATTGATCCGGCGCAAGGATTTTTACGTGCTTTTCACCCTGGCGGCCGTGCTCACTTTGCTGGCGGGGTCGGTCAATATCTTTGATGACCGCCAGATTGCGCGGTATGTGGTGGAGCTGAATTATCTGCTGGTCATGATTTCCAGCCTGGTGATTGCAATCACCACCACCGCCCGGCAGATACCGAGCGAGTTTGAACAGCGCACCATCCTTTCGCTGCTGGCCAAACCGGTATCGCGGGCGCAGGTGCTGGCGGGCAAATTGCTGGGCGCCTGGGTGGCCTGCGGATTGTGCCTGGTGGTGTTCTATGCCTTCCTGATGTTGTTGACCTATTCCAAACAGCACGGGCTGGGGCTGCCGTTGTTGGTTCAAGCGGCGTGGTTGCATTGGATTATGCTGGGGGTGGTGATTGGCATGGCGCTGGCCGGGTCGCTGGTGTTTGCCGCGCCGTCGTCCAATGCCACCATCTGCCTGGTCGTGGTGGTGGGGCTGTTGGGCGTGGGGCGGTATTTGGACAAACTGGCCCTGAGTGCTGCCGAGCCACTGCAATCGTTGCTGCTGGCCGCGTATTATGCGTTGCCCCATCTGGAGTTTTTTGACCTGCGGGAGCTGTTGATTCATCACTGGCCGCCGGTGAAATGGTGGGCGGTGGGATTGGCCACGTTGTATGGGCTGGGTTATATGGCCCTATGCTATGGTCTGAGCTGCTGGCTGTTTCAGCGCAAACGCATGCAATGA
- a CDS encoding squalene/phytoene synthase family protein, which translates to MNACGSIPWPLLQQVSRSFYLSLRWLPAAVRPQLALAYLLARATDTVADTDIVPWERRLESLERLRACIMREASSPPDWKGLAGQQNLPAERELLEKAGELMGMLERMAEEDQALIRGVLSTITSGQMLDLQRFGLARSPDQVRALAHKEELVDYTYRVAGCVGDFWTRLCCAHLRPAPAMAVEELAALGVKFGQGLQLVNILRDLPRDLRQGRCYLPAEELRAAGLLPADLLDPRCEGRLRPVYDRWLAQARQWLADGWHYTLALPASWHRLRLACALPNLLGIKTLAMLRENAILNPELRLKVTRAELRGILWRMILCYPWPNKWKQLPDGPFFLNP; encoded by the coding sequence ATGAATGCCTGCGGTTCCATACCGTGGCCATTGCTCCAGCAGGTTTCGCGGTCGTTTTATCTTTCCCTGCGCTGGTTGCCGGCGGCGGTGCGTCCGCAACTTGCGCTGGCCTACCTGCTGGCGCGGGCCACGGATACTGTGGCGGATACGGACATTGTGCCCTGGGAGCGGCGGCTGGAGTCCTTGGAGCGTTTGCGGGCCTGCATCATGCGGGAAGCCAGCAGTCCACCAGATTGGAAGGGGCTGGCGGGCCAGCAAAATTTGCCGGCGGAGCGTGAGTTGCTGGAGAAGGCTGGGGAGTTGATGGGCATGTTGGAGCGGATGGCGGAAGAGGATCAGGCGCTCATTCGCGGGGTGCTGTCCACCATCACCAGCGGCCAGATGCTGGACCTGCAGCGGTTTGGACTGGCACGTTCTCCTGACCAAGTGCGGGCGCTGGCCCACAAGGAAGAGCTGGTGGACTACACTTACCGGGTGGCCGGATGTGTGGGGGATTTTTGGACGCGATTGTGCTGCGCGCATTTGCGGCCGGCGCCGGCCATGGCAGTGGAGGAATTGGCGGCGTTGGGGGTGAAGTTTGGGCAGGGGTTGCAATTGGTCAACATTCTGCGGGATTTGCCGCGCGACCTCCGCCAGGGCCGGTGTTATTTGCCCGCCGAGGAATTGCGCGCAGCGGGTTTGCTGCCAGCGGATTTATTGGACCCGCGTTGCGAGGGACGATTGCGGCCGGTGTATGACCGATGGCTGGCGCAGGCCCGGCAATGGCTGGCGGACGGCTGGCATTACACCCTGGCCTTACCCGCCTCGTGGCATCGCCTCCGGCTGGCTTGCGCCCTGCCCAATTTATTGGGCATAAAAACGCTGGCCATGCTCAGGGAAAATGCTATACTAAATCCCGAATTGCGTCTTAAGGTGACTCGTGCCGAGCTGCGGGGCATTTTGTGGCGCATGATTTTATGCTACCCTTGGCCAAACAAATGGAAGCAGTTGCCCGACGGACCTTTTTTTCTAAATCCTTGA
- a CDS encoding excinuclease ABC subunit UvrA has protein sequence MRWQSDMDSGEAIWIQGAREHNLKNISLAIPRGKLVVITGVSGSGKSTLAFDLLFAEGQRRFLDSMNTYARQFVEQLSRPEVDLIAGLPPTVSIEQRNSRGGGKSTVATVTEIQHFLRLLFARLGVIFCPDCQVPVRRQTPQEVCAQVLRNAQKCGPLLVLAPLVRHRKGFHADIGRWAYRHGYAQLRVDGRLMEVTPHLRLDRYREHTIEAAMGTVRAPKTGGRLDSAPTEPNPIILQALELGRGTVMTLDAKERLVVYSTERCCTRCQRSFEALDPKHFSYNSPVGWCPQCRGFGEIFDMPDVDRGARADAIEESWFEWMEGRRELCPQCHGARLNPVARAVRLPAHPQATDRELAKAPTLETFGRMTIAEAQDYFDHLEFRGDAARIARDILPEIRERLRFLHEVGLGYLELGRGVPTLSGGEAQRIRLAAQLGSNLTGVLYVLDEPTIGLHPRDNDRLLRVLERLKARGNSVIVVEHDDATMRHADYIVDLGPGAGIHGGQVVATGTLPELLQHPSSLTGHCLRHPVAHPSRGQRRPVQFRKGHYFTLKGARRHNLRHLTVRFPWQRLVVITGISGSGKSTLIRDCLLPALQAALKQRQPPKDCGRITTGLALVRAVHEVDQSPIGRTPRSTPATYVGFLDDIRALFAQTPEARMRGYGPGRFSFNSPQGRCPECEGAGVIKLEMSFMPPALVKCSRCQGLRFNAETLEVTYGGKNIAQVLDLSVAEALEFFAAVPRVRRALEALHDTGLDYLKLGQTSPTLSGGEAQRVKLVTHLLGGLTTAKENRAPRKKAAQGDVFILEEPTIGLHMADVQRLVDVLHRLVDAGHTVIVIEHNLDLIAEADWVIDLGPEGGAGGGRLVVEGTPETVAACPTSHTGQYLRATLKQATALHP, from the coding sequence GTGCGATGGCAAAGTGACATGGATAGCGGCGAGGCCATCTGGATTCAGGGCGCGCGCGAGCATAATCTCAAAAACATCTCGCTGGCCATTCCCCGCGGCAAATTGGTGGTCATCACGGGCGTGAGCGGCTCCGGCAAGAGCACGCTGGCCTTCGATTTGTTGTTTGCCGAGGGACAGCGCCGGTTTCTGGACTCCATGAACACTTACGCCCGGCAATTCGTGGAGCAGTTGAGCCGGCCGGAGGTGGATTTAATTGCCGGCCTGCCCCCCACCGTGAGCATCGAACAACGCAACAGCCGGGGCGGCGGCAAAAGCACGGTGGCCACCGTCACCGAGATTCAACATTTTTTGCGCCTGTTGTTTGCACGGCTGGGGGTCATTTTCTGCCCCGACTGCCAGGTGCCTGTCCGCCGGCAAACGCCGCAGGAAGTCTGCGCCCAAGTGCTCAGGAACGCCCAAAAATGCGGCCCCTTGCTGGTGCTGGCCCCCCTGGTGCGGCATCGCAAGGGTTTTCACGCGGACATTGGCCGATGGGCCTATCGTCATGGTTACGCCCAGTTGCGCGTGGACGGCCGGCTCATGGAAGTCACGCCCCACCTGCGCCTGGACCGCTACCGCGAGCACACCATCGAGGCCGCCATGGGCACGGTGCGAGCACCCAAAACTGGCGGCAGGCTTGACTCTGCCCCGACGGAGCCAAACCCAATCATTCTACAAGCGCTGGAGCTGGGCCGGGGCACCGTGATGACCCTGGACGCCAAAGAACGCCTGGTGGTGTATTCCACCGAGCGCTGCTGCACCCGCTGCCAGCGCTCTTTCGAGGCGCTGGACCCCAAGCATTTCAGCTACAACTCCCCCGTCGGCTGGTGCCCCCAATGCCGCGGTTTTGGCGAAATTTTTGACATGCCCGACGTGGACCGCGGCGCCCGCGCCGACGCCATCGAAGAATCCTGGTTTGAATGGATGGAAGGGCGGCGCGAGCTTTGCCCCCAGTGCCACGGCGCCCGGCTCAACCCCGTGGCCCGCGCGGTGCGACTGCCCGCGCATCCGCAAGCCACCGACCGCGAGCTGGCCAAGGCGCCCACCCTCGAAACCTTCGGCCGCATGACCATCGCCGAGGCGCAGGATTACTTTGACCACCTGGAATTTCGCGGTGACGCCGCCCGCATCGCGCGCGACATCCTCCCGGAAATCCGGGAGCGCCTCCGCTTCCTGCACGAGGTGGGCCTGGGGTATCTGGAACTGGGTCGCGGCGTGCCCACCCTCTCGGGCGGCGAGGCGCAGCGCATCCGGTTGGCGGCGCAACTGGGTTCCAACCTCACCGGCGTGTTGTATGTGCTGGATGAGCCAACCATTGGCCTGCATCCGCGGGACAATGACCGCCTGCTGCGGGTCCTGGAGCGGCTCAAGGCGCGCGGCAATTCGGTCATCGTGGTGGAGCACGACGACGCCACCATGCGCCATGCGGATTATATCGTGGACCTTGGCCCCGGCGCCGGCATTCACGGCGGCCAGGTGGTGGCCACCGGCACGCTGCCGGAGCTCTTGCAGCACCCCTCCTCGCTGACCGGCCACTGCCTGCGCCATCCCGTGGCGCATCCCAGCCGCGGCCAGCGGCGCCCCGTGCAATTCCGCAAGGGCCACTATTTCACCTTGAAAGGGGCCCGGCGGCACAACCTCCGCCATTTGACCGTCCGTTTTCCCTGGCAGCGGCTCGTGGTCATCACCGGCATCAGCGGCTCCGGCAAAAGCACGCTCATCCGCGACTGTCTCCTGCCGGCGTTGCAAGCCGCCTTGAAACAACGCCAGCCGCCCAAGGACTGCGGCCGCATCACCACCGGTCTGGCGCTGGTGCGGGCAGTCCACGAGGTGGACCAATCCCCCATCGGCCGCACCCCGCGCTCAACGCCCGCCACCTATGTGGGTTTTCTGGATGACATTCGCGCCCTCTTTGCCCAAACGCCCGAGGCCCGCATGCGCGGCTATGGGCCCGGCCGCTTCAGCTTTAACAGCCCCCAGGGACGCTGCCCTGAATGCGAAGGCGCGGGCGTCATCAAACTGGAAATGAGTTTCATGCCGCCCGCCCTGGTCAAATGCAGCCGTTGCCAGGGGCTGCGCTTCAACGCCGAAACCCTGGAAGTCACCTACGGCGGGAAGAACATCGCCCAAGTGCTGGACCTGAGCGTGGCCGAAGCCCTCGAGTTCTTTGCGGCCGTGCCACGCGTGCGCCGTGCCCTGGAGGCATTGCATGACACCGGCCTGGACTACCTCAAGCTCGGCCAAACCAGCCCCACCCTGAGCGGGGGCGAGGCTCAGCGTGTCAAACTGGTGACCCATCTGCTCGGCGGCTTGACGACCGCCAAAGAAAACCGCGCGCCCCGGAAAAAGGCCGCCCAAGGAGACGTGTTCATCCTCGAGGAGCCCACCATCGGCCTGCACATGGCCGACGTGCAGCGGCTGGTGGACGTGCTGCACCGGCTGGTGGATGCCGGGCACACAGTGATTGTCATCGAGCACAACCTGGACTTGATTGCCGAGGCCGACTGGGTCATTGACCTGGGGCCGGAGGGCGGCGCGGGAGGCGGACGCCTCGTCGTGGAAGGCACGCCGGAAACCGTCGCCGCCTGCCCCACCTCTCACACCGGCCAGTACCTCCGCGCGACCCTGAAACAGGCCACCGCCCTGCATCCATGA
- the nrdR gene encoding transcriptional regulator NrdR: MRCPKCGGQDDKVIDSRSSREGATIRRRRECLKCGHRFTTYEEIEHTHLMVVKRDGRREALNRDKLMAGIQKAFEKRPISNEQLHDIGSRVLDQITAEYESEVPSTAIGEMVMNLLREVDEVAYVRYASVYRRFQEATDFVQAVKKLEIKHDTATLRLPGV, encoded by the coding sequence ATGCGTTGCCCCAAATGCGGCGGACAGGATGATAAGGTTATTGATTCGCGCAGCTCGCGCGAAGGTGCCACCATTCGCCGTCGGCGGGAATGTCTGAAATGTGGCCATCGTTTCACCACCTACGAGGAGATTGAACACACCCATTTAATGGTGGTTAAGCGGGATGGGCGCCGTGAGGCACTCAACCGCGACAAGTTAATGGCCGGCATCCAGAAGGCTTTTGAAAAACGGCCCATCAGCAACGAGCAGCTTCATGACATCGGCAGCCGCGTCCTCGACCAGATTACTGCGGAGTACGAATCTGAAGTGCCCTCCACCGCCATTGGCGAAATGGTGATGAATTTGTTGCGCGAAGTGGATGAAGTGGCGTATGTTCGTTATGCCAGCGTGTATCGCCGCTTCCAGGAAGCCACGGATTTTGTGCAGGCCGTAAAGAAATTGGAGATTAAACATGATACAGCTACACTCCGATTGCCTGGTGTTTGA